A single region of the Lepus europaeus isolate LE1 chromosome 1, mLepTim1.pri, whole genome shotgun sequence genome encodes:
- the NABP1 gene encoding SOSS complex subunit B2, which yields MNGVNDPPLFIKDIKPGLKNLNVVFIVLEIGRVTKTKDGHEVRSCKVADKTGSITISVWDEIGGLIQPGDIIRLTRGYASMWKGCLTLYTGRGGELQKIGEFCMVYSEVPNFSEPNPDYRGQQNKGAHSEQKNNSMNSNMGTGTFGPVGNGIQPGPESRGYQFSYAGRSNGRGPINPHLPGTANNQTVMTTISNGRDPRRAFKR from the exons ATGAATGGGGTCAACGACCCGcctctttttataaaagatattaAGCCCGGACTGAAAAACTTAAATGTCGTCTTTATTGTGCTGGAGATAG GACGCGTGACCAAAACCAAAGACGGCCATGAAGTGAGATCGTGCAAAGTAGCAGATAAAACGGGCAGCATCACTATTTCCGTGTGGGATGAGATCGGAGGTCTCATACAGCCAGGGGATATAATTCGGTTGACCAGAGG gTATGCATCCATGTGGAAAGGATGTCTAACACTCTATACTGGAAGGGGCGGTGAACTTCAAAAAATTGGGGA GTTTTGTATGGTTTACTCAGAAGTGCCAAATTTCAGTGAACCCAATCCAGATTATCGAGGACAGCAGAACAAAGGG GCACACAGTGAACAGAAGAATAATTCCATGAATAGTAATATGGGTACAGGTACATTTGGACCAGTGG gaaatGGTATTCAACCTGGCCCTGAGTCACGGGGATACCAGTTTTCATATGCTGGTAGAAGCAATGGCCGGGGACCTATAAATCCACATCTGCCAGGAACAGCCAATAACCAAACAGTCATGACCACAATAAGTAATGGCAGGGACCCTCGGAGAGCCTTTAAAAGATGA